A DNA window from Centroberyx gerrardi isolate f3 chromosome 3, fCenGer3.hap1.cur.20231027, whole genome shotgun sequence contains the following coding sequences:
- the LOC139933547 gene encoding polymeric immunoglobulin receptor-like, with product MRITVIAIVSIMTGCVSSFEVRAYSGGKVIINCKYSEKDGDKRKCLFKENRMGSEENEHAVDHMRNEYQSICGSKPRFLLADKDKYLRVSISNLEKEDEGTYTCGVENAAAQSNYTKVDLYIKNDSCCLKTVKHNVFTGGEVAIRCYYSQDHRKSIKYFCKEQAPVCDEEISSGNSTPSQPGKFSLSESNNNSFTVTIQDLTKEDKGSYWCGVKTQTAEGSYIALVTKVWLRVENWKDSSARKITFHVGENATFGCPYPSNHQNTTKFLCKGENPHRCQETVATKHQNKAVGRFSLEDNSTETFFKVHIRNVMNEDNGTYWCGTSRKWSPESHRRFDIIVGEH from the exons ATGAGAATCACTGTGATCGCCATCGTCTCCATCATGACAG GATGTGTGAGCTCCTTTGAAGTGCGAGCATACTCCGGAGGTAAAGTCATCATCAACTGTAAATATTcagaaaaagatggagacaagagaaaatgcCTTTTCAAAGAAAACAGGATGGGTTCTGAAGAAAATGAACATGCAGTTGATCATATGAGAAATGAATATCAGAGTATTTGTGGGTCCAAGCCTCGATTTTTGCTGGCTGATAAAGATAAATACCTCAGGGTGTCCATCAGCAACCTGGAGAAAGAGGATGAGGGGACTTACACATGTGGAGTGGAAAATGCTGCTGCTCAAAGCAACTATACTAAAGTGGATTTGTACATAAAGAACG ATTCATGCTGTTTAAAGACAGTTAAACACAATGTTTTCACGGGAGGAGAAGTAGCCATTAGGTGCTACTATTCACAGGACCACCGGAAAAGCATCAAATATTTCTGCAAGGAGCAGGCTCCGGTCTGTGATGAAGAAATTTCCAGTGGAAACTCAACCCCTTCCCAACCGGGCaaattctctctgtctgagagtAATAACAACTCCTTCACTGTGACCATTCAGGATCTGACTAAAGAGGATAAGGGGTCCTACTGGTGTGGcgtaaaaacacagacagctgAGGGGAGTTACATCGCTCTCGTCACAAAGGTGTGGCTGCGCGTTGAAA ACTGGAAAGATTCCAGCGCTCgcaaaataacatttcatgTCGGGGAGAATGCCACATTCGGGTGTCCATATCCAAGTAATCATCAAAACACTACAAAGTTCCTCTGCAAAGGAGAAAATCCTCATCGCTGCCAAGAAACGGTGGCTACAAAACATCAGAACAAGGCAGTTGGAAGATTTTCTCTGGAGGATAATTCTACAgagacatttttcaaagtgcaCATCAGGAATGTGATGAATGAGGACAATGGCACCTACTGGTGTGGCACCAGTAGAAAGTGGAGTCCTGAAAGTCACAGAAGATTTGACATCATTGTAGGTGAGCATTAA